A region from the Streptomyces tsukubensis genome encodes:
- a CDS encoding SDR family NAD(P)-dependent oxidoreductase yields MNPDPSAAPPGSALPPPPDVAPYLTRLFSLEGRTALVTGGSSGIGRAIAEALARAGASVVVVARREAELAATADALTALGCRAAWVSADLGDREALRSAVEEAAAVFGEPDILVNAAGINLRPPMGELTDEEWDTTMAVNLAAPFLLGRRFGPAMAERGHGRIIHISSQQAHRAFVRSGAYGVSKGGLESLARSQAEEWSPYGVTVNTLVPGFVLTPLNARLATDPEQVARLAARTMTGRNGLAEDFAGAAVFLASGASAYLTGQSVFVDGGLSVH; encoded by the coding sequence ATGAACCCCGACCCCTCCGCAGCCCCGCCGGGCTCCGCGCTTCCCCCGCCGCCGGACGTGGCGCCCTATCTCACCAGGCTGTTCTCCCTCGAAGGCCGCACCGCACTCGTCACCGGCGGCAGTTCCGGAATCGGCCGGGCGATCGCGGAGGCACTCGCCCGGGCCGGGGCGAGCGTCGTCGTCGTGGCACGGCGTGAGGCGGAACTGGCCGCCACCGCCGATGCGCTGACGGCGCTGGGCTGCCGGGCCGCGTGGGTGAGCGCCGACCTCGGTGACCGGGAGGCCCTGCGCAGCGCGGTGGAGGAGGCAGCGGCCGTCTTCGGCGAACCGGACATCCTGGTCAATGCCGCCGGAATCAACCTCCGTCCGCCGATGGGTGAGCTCACCGACGAGGAGTGGGACACCACCATGGCGGTCAATCTGGCCGCGCCTTTTCTCCTCGGTCGGCGCTTCGGCCCGGCAATGGCGGAGCGCGGCCACGGCCGGATCATCCACATCAGCTCGCAGCAGGCGCATCGCGCCTTCGTCCGGAGCGGGGCCTACGGGGTCTCCAAGGGCGGGCTGGAGTCGCTGGCCCGTTCCCAGGCGGAGGAGTGGTCCCCGTACGGCGTCACGGTCAACACCCTGGTGCCCGGCTTCGTCCTGACCCCGCTGAACGCCCGGCTCGCCACCGATCCGGAACAGGTCGCCCGGCTCGCCGCCCGCACGATGACCGGACGCAACGGGCTCGCGGAGGACTTCGCGGGGGCCGCCGTCTTCCTGGCGAGCGGCGCCTCCGCCTATCTCACCGGGCAGTCGGTCTTCGTGGACGGCGGTCTGTCCGTCCACTGA
- a CDS encoding C40 family peptidase produces the protein MPHTAHIPSHRKPRQRSAPVVALRAGVAGGVLSTIAVAGAAGTAHADPVTETMEMPAFDVASSLSHVVEQSTATTQQVALDQQLQSSEESAAAAASKAAKTAKAEALRKAEAEKAEAKKRADEERASRDAARTSLSASGEKAPSASNSSTKASGSVGAVISFLKAQVGDAYVLGATGPNSWDCSSLVRAAFRQANIELPRIAADQSRAGTEVGTGNLKVGDILYWGAKGNAYHTGVYIGDGKYLDAANPRKGVVIQDLSGYPATGAVRVL, from the coding sequence ATGCCCCACACCGCTCACATACCCAGCCACCGCAAGCCCCGCCAGCGCAGCGCCCCCGTCGTCGCGCTCCGGGCGGGGGTTGCCGGTGGCGTCCTCAGCACCATCGCCGTGGCCGGTGCGGCCGGGACGGCCCACGCCGACCCGGTGACCGAGACCATGGAGATGCCCGCCTTCGACGTGGCATCGTCCCTCTCCCACGTCGTCGAGCAGTCCACCGCGACCACCCAGCAGGTGGCACTCGACCAGCAGTTGCAGTCCAGCGAGGAATCGGCTGCCGCCGCGGCCTCCAAGGCTGCGAAGACGGCCAAGGCCGAGGCCCTGCGCAAGGCGGAGGCCGAGAAGGCCGAGGCCAAGAAGCGCGCCGACGAGGAGCGGGCCTCGCGTGACGCCGCCCGTACGTCCCTCTCCGCGTCCGGCGAGAAGGCGCCCTCGGCCTCGAACTCCTCCACGAAGGCCTCGGGCTCCGTCGGCGCCGTCATCAGCTTCCTCAAGGCGCAGGTCGGCGACGCCTATGTGCTCGGCGCCACCGGGCCCAACTCCTGGGACTGCTCCAGCCTGGTGCGGGCCGCGTTCCGCCAGGCGAACATCGAGCTGCCGCGCATCGCGGCGGACCAGTCCAGGGCCGGTACCGAGGTCGGCACCGGCAACCTCAAGGTCGGCGACATCCTCTACTGGGGCGCCAAGGGCAACGCGTACCACACCGGTGTCTACATCGGTGACGGCAAGTACCTCGACGCGGCCAACCCGCGCAAGGGCGTCGTCATCCAGGATCTGTCGGGCTACCCGGCGACCGGTGCGGTCCGGGTGCTCTGA
- a CDS encoding NuoB/complex I 20 kDa subunit family protein has translation MGLEEKLPSGFLLTTVEQAAGWVRKASVFPATFGLACCAIEMMTTGAGRYDLARFGMEVFRGSPRQADLMIVAGRVSQKMAPVLRQVYDQMPNPKWVISMGVCASSGGMFNNYAIVQGVDHIVPVDIYLPGCPPRPEMLIDAILKLHQKIQTSKLGVNAEEAAREAEEAALKAVPTIEMKGLLR, from the coding sequence ATGGGACTCGAAGAGAAGCTGCCGAGCGGCTTTCTGCTGACGACCGTCGAACAGGCCGCGGGCTGGGTGCGCAAGGCATCCGTCTTCCCGGCCACGTTCGGACTGGCCTGCTGCGCCATCGAGATGATGACCACCGGCGCCGGCCGCTACGACCTCGCGCGCTTCGGCATGGAGGTCTTCCGCGGCTCGCCTCGCCAGGCCGATCTGATGATCGTGGCGGGCCGGGTGAGCCAGAAGATGGCGCCCGTACTGCGCCAGGTCTACGACCAGATGCCCAACCCCAAGTGGGTCATCTCCATGGGTGTCTGCGCCTCGTCGGGCGGGATGTTCAACAACTACGCGATCGTGCAGGGCGTCGACCACATCGTCCCCGTCGACATCTATCTGCCCGGCTGCCCGCCGCGCCCCGAGATGCTGATCGACGCGATCCTCAAGCTCCACCAGAAGATCCAGACCTCCAAGCTCGGGGTCAACGCGGAGGAAGCGGCCCGCGAAGCGGAGGAAGCGGCGCTCAAGGCGGTCCCGACGATCGAAATGAAGGGGCTCCTGCGTTGA
- a CDS encoding NADH-quinone oxidoreductase subunit C, whose product MTDVPNPEKELSEQNLPGQRGEHGEEIRVQRGMFGANNGGDTSGYGGLIRSVRLPGPTARPYGGYFDEVADELEGALEEQGIVPENAIEKTVVDRDELTFHIAREHLLAVARTLRDDPALRFELCTGVSGVHYPDDKGRELHAVYHLRSLTHGRLIRVEVSAPDADPHVPSLVAVYPTNDWHERETYDFFGLIFDGHPALARIMMPDDWQGYPQRKDYPLGGIAVEYKGAQIPAPDQRRSYS is encoded by the coding sequence TTGACTGACGTACCCAATCCCGAGAAGGAGCTCAGCGAGCAGAACCTTCCCGGACAGCGTGGTGAACACGGCGAGGAGATCCGCGTCCAGCGCGGCATGTTCGGCGCCAACAACGGCGGTGACACCTCCGGATACGGCGGACTGATCCGTTCCGTACGGCTGCCGGGGCCGACCGCCCGCCCCTACGGCGGCTACTTCGACGAGGTCGCCGACGAACTCGAAGGCGCCCTCGAAGAGCAGGGCATCGTCCCCGAGAACGCCATCGAGAAGACCGTCGTCGACCGGGACGAGCTGACCTTCCACATCGCCCGGGAGCATCTGCTCGCCGTCGCCCGCACCCTGCGCGACGACCCCGCCCTCCGGTTCGAGCTGTGCACGGGGGTGAGCGGAGTGCACTACCCGGACGACAAGGGACGGGAACTGCACGCCGTCTACCACCTGCGGTCGCTCACCCACGGCCGGCTGATCCGGGTCGAGGTGTCCGCGCCGGACGCCGATCCGCACGTCCCGTCCCTGGTCGCCGTCTATCCGACGAACGACTGGCACGAGCGCGAGACCTACGACTTCTTCGGGCTGATCTTCGACGGCCATCCCGCCCTCGCCCGGATCATGATGCCGGACGACTGGCAGGGCTACCCGCAGCGCAAGGACTATCCGCTCGGCGGCATCGCCGTCGAGTACAAGGGCGCCCAGATCCCGGCTCCTGACCAGCGGAGGTCGTACTCGTGA
- a CDS encoding NAD(P)-dependent oxidoreductase encodes MPVTPAATPVTPVTVVGLGSMGSALAAAFLAAGHPVTVWNRSPAKAGPLVEQGAVHEPDIAAAVAASPLVVACLSRYDTTRAALAPAGGALRGRTLATLNSGSPEGARAMAEWARSLGARFLDGAVKNVPQAVGAPDTQLVYAGDRSVFEEYEPVLRVLGGDTIHLGEESDLAALYEVAVGATLLPALIGFFHGAALVTDRGRTAASMVPYSVKWLEMIASILPALADEIDSGDYARPFSSIGVFRDGMDDDLATARTAGLDGDWLDSLYGVVRRAVAEGREGQSVSALTEVLRRPGS; translated from the coding sequence ATGCCCGTCACCCCCGCTGCCACCCCCGTCACCCCCGTCACCGTCGTCGGCCTCGGCTCCATGGGCAGCGCCCTCGCCGCCGCCTTCCTCGCCGCCGGACATCCCGTCACCGTCTGGAACCGCAGCCCCGCCAAGGCCGGACCACTCGTCGAACAGGGCGCGGTCCACGAGCCCGATATCGCCGCCGCGGTCGCCGCGAGCCCGCTGGTGGTCGCCTGCCTCAGCCGGTACGACACCACCCGGGCGGCGCTCGCCCCCGCCGGGGGCGCGCTCCGCGGCCGTACCCTCGCCACCCTCAACAGCGGCTCCCCGGAGGGGGCACGGGCCATGGCCGAGTGGGCGCGGTCCCTGGGCGCACGGTTCCTCGACGGAGCCGTGAAGAACGTCCCCCAGGCAGTCGGCGCCCCGGATACCCAGCTCGTGTACGCGGGCGACCGCTCGGTCTTCGAGGAGTACGAGCCCGTGCTGCGGGTCCTCGGCGGTGACACGATCCACCTCGGTGAGGAGAGCGATCTCGCCGCCCTCTACGAGGTGGCCGTCGGTGCCACCCTGCTTCCCGCGCTGATCGGCTTCTTCCACGGTGCCGCCCTCGTCACCGACCGGGGCAGGACGGCCGCCTCGATGGTCCCGTACAGCGTGAAGTGGTTGGAAATGATTGCTTCGATCCTCCCGGCCCTCGCGGACGAGATCGACAGCGGTGACTACGCGCGCCCGTTCTCGTCGATCGGGGTCTTCCGCGACGGCATGGACGACGACCTGGCGACAGCGAGGACGGCAGGGCTGGACGGCGACTGGCTGGACTCCCTGTACGGAGTGGTGCGCCGCGCGGTCGCCGAAGGCCGCGAAGGCCAGAGCGTATCGGCCCTGACCGAGGTGCTGCGCAGGCCCGGGAGCTGA
- a CDS encoding NADH-quinone oxidoreductase subunit D encodes MSTSSAASSAARETTEGPVYTVTGGDWDEVVETAAKADDERIVVNMGPQHPSTHGVLRLILEIDGETVTEARCGIGYLHTGIEKNLEFRTWTQGTTFVTRMDYLTPFFNEAAYCLAVEKLLGIEDQIPERADVIRVLLMELNRISSHLVCIATGGMELGATTIMIYGFRDRELVLDLYELITGLRMNHAYIRPGGLAQDLPPGAVDQLREFVKTMKKNLPQYDALATGNPIFKARMQDVGHLDLTGCMALGATGPILRAAGLAHDLRKTDPYCGYETYEFDVPTADTCDSYGRFLIRLEEMRQSLRIVEQCIDRLAPGPVMVADKKIAWPAQLALGPDGLGNSLDHIKNIMGTSMEALIHHFKLVTEGFRVPPGQVYAAVESPKGELGAHVVSDGGTRPYRVHFRDPSFTNLQSMAAMCEGGQVADVIVAVASIDPVMGGVDR; translated from the coding sequence GTGAGCACATCCTCAGCCGCCTCGTCCGCCGCGCGCGAGACCACCGAGGGTCCGGTCTACACCGTCACCGGCGGCGACTGGGACGAGGTCGTCGAGACCGCGGCCAAGGCCGACGACGAGCGGATCGTCGTCAATATGGGCCCGCAGCACCCCTCCACCCACGGAGTGCTCCGGCTGATCCTGGAGATCGACGGCGAGACCGTCACCGAAGCCCGCTGCGGTATCGGCTACCTCCACACCGGTATCGAGAAGAACCTCGAATTCCGCACCTGGACGCAGGGCACCACGTTCGTCACGCGCATGGACTATCTGACGCCGTTCTTCAACGAGGCGGCGTACTGCCTGGCCGTGGAGAAGCTGCTCGGCATCGAGGACCAGATCCCCGAGCGCGCCGATGTCATCCGGGTCCTGCTGATGGAGCTGAACCGGATCTCCTCCCATCTGGTGTGCATCGCCACCGGCGGGATGGAGCTGGGCGCCACCACGATCATGATCTACGGGTTCCGGGACCGCGAACTGGTCCTCGACCTCTACGAGCTGATCACCGGCCTGCGGATGAACCACGCCTATATCCGCCCCGGCGGACTCGCCCAGGATCTGCCGCCCGGCGCGGTCGACCAGCTGCGCGAGTTCGTGAAGACCATGAAGAAGAACCTGCCGCAGTACGACGCGCTCGCCACCGGCAACCCCATCTTCAAGGCCCGGATGCAGGACGTCGGCCATCTCGACCTCACCGGCTGTATGGCCCTCGGCGCCACCGGGCCGATCCTGCGCGCCGCCGGGCTCGCCCACGATCTGCGCAAGACCGACCCCTACTGCGGCTACGAGACCTACGAGTTCGACGTCCCGACCGCCGACACCTGCGACTCCTACGGCCGCTTTCTGATCCGGCTGGAAGAGATGCGCCAGTCGCTGCGGATCGTCGAGCAGTGCATCGACCGGCTCGCCCCCGGCCCGGTCATGGTCGCGGACAAGAAGATCGCCTGGCCCGCGCAGCTCGCCCTGGGCCCCGACGGTCTCGGCAACTCCCTCGACCACATCAAGAACATCATGGGCACCTCCATGGAGGCCCTGATCCACCACTTCAAGCTGGTCACCGAGGGCTTCCGGGTCCCGCCCGGCCAGGTGTACGCGGCGGTGGAGTCCCCCAAGGGCGAACTCGGCGCCCATGTCGTCTCCGACGGCGGCACCCGCCCCTACCGGGTCCACTTCCGCGATCCGTCCTTCACCAACCTTCAGTCCATGGCGGCGATGTGCGAGGGCGGCCAGGTCGCCGACGTCATCGTCGCCGTCGCGTCCATCGACCCCGTGATGGGAGGCGTCGACCGATGA
- a CDS encoding NADH-quinone oxidoreductase subunit A — protein MNAYVPILVLGALGAGFAIFSVVMATLIGPKRYNRAKLEAYECGIEPTPTPAGGGRFPIKYYLTAMLFIIFDIEIVFLYPWAVSFDALGLFGLVEMLLFVLTVFVAYAYVWRRGGLEWD, from the coding sequence GTGAATGCCTACGTGCCCATCCTTGTACTCGGCGCCCTCGGGGCAGGGTTTGCGATCTTCTCCGTGGTCATGGCCACGCTGATCGGCCCCAAGCGCTACAACAGGGCGAAGCTCGAAGCCTATGAGTGCGGTATCGAGCCGACCCCCACACCGGCGGGCGGCGGCCGCTTTCCGATCAAGTACTACCTGACGGCGATGCTCTTCATCATCTTCGACATCGAGATCGTCTTCCTCTATCCCTGGGCCGTCAGCTTCGACGCCCTCGGTCTGTTCGGTCTCGTCGAGATGCTGCTCTTCGTGCTCACCGTCTTCGTCGCCTACGCCTATGTCTGGCGTCGCGGCGGACTGGAATGGGACTAG
- a CDS encoding geranylgeranyl reductase family protein: MTQPLTEHSADVIVVGAGPAGATTAYYLAKAGLDVLLLEKTAFPREKVCGDGLTPRATKQLVAMGIDISEEAGWLRNKGLRIIGGGVRLQLDWPELASYPDYGLVRKRDDFDEQLARQAQKAGARLYERCNVGAPIVDERTRRITGVHAKLGEEKTPVTFHAPLVVAADGNSSRLSLAMGLHRREDRPMGVAVRTYFTSPRHDDDYLESWLELWDRRGPGEDRLLPGYGWIFGMGDGTSNVGLGVLNTSDSFKELDWREVLKAWCASMPEEWGYTEENMTGPIRGAALPMAFNRQPHYTRGLLLVGDAGGLVNPFNGEGIAYAMESGQIAADVIVQATARATPAQRELALHRYPKILKDTYGGYYTLGRAFVKLIGNPTIMKLAAQRGLTHPMLMRFTLKMLANLTDPTGGDAMDRIINGLSKVAPKA, translated from the coding sequence GTGACGCAGCCCCTCACCGAACACTCCGCGGATGTGATCGTCGTCGGGGCAGGCCCGGCCGGCGCGACGACCGCTTACTACCTGGCCAAGGCGGGACTGGACGTCCTCCTGCTGGAGAAGACGGCCTTTCCCCGCGAGAAGGTGTGCGGTGACGGACTGACCCCCCGCGCCACCAAGCAGCTCGTGGCCATGGGCATCGACATCTCCGAAGAGGCCGGCTGGCTGCGGAACAAGGGCCTGCGGATCATCGGCGGCGGGGTACGGCTCCAGCTCGACTGGCCCGAGCTGGCCTCGTACCCGGACTACGGACTCGTCCGCAAGCGCGACGACTTCGACGAGCAGCTCGCCCGGCAGGCGCAGAAGGCCGGCGCCCGGCTCTACGAGCGCTGCAACGTCGGCGCGCCGATCGTCGACGAGCGGACCCGCCGGATCACCGGCGTCCACGCCAAGCTCGGCGAGGAGAAGACCCCGGTCACCTTCCACGCCCCGCTCGTCGTCGCCGCCGACGGCAACTCCTCCCGGCTGTCGCTGGCGATGGGCCTGCACCGCCGCGAGGACCGCCCGATGGGCGTCGCCGTCCGCACCTACTTCACCTCCCCGCGCCACGACGACGACTACCTGGAGTCGTGGCTGGAGCTGTGGGACCGGCGCGGTCCCGGCGAGGACCGGCTGCTCCCCGGCTACGGGTGGATCTTCGGCATGGGCGACGGCACCTCCAACGTCGGCCTCGGCGTCCTCAACACCTCCGACTCCTTCAAGGAGCTGGACTGGCGCGAGGTCCTCAAGGCCTGGTGCGCCTCGATGCCCGAGGAGTGGGGCTACACCGAGGAGAACATGACGGGCCCGATCCGCGGCGCCGCCCTCCCCATGGCCTTCAACCGCCAGCCGCACTACACCCGCGGACTGCTCCTCGTCGGCGACGCGGGCGGGCTGGTGAACCCGTTCAACGGCGAGGGCATCGCCTACGCCATGGAGTCCGGGCAGATCGCCGCCGACGTGATCGTCCAGGCGACCGCACGCGCCACCCCCGCCCAGCGCGAACTGGCCCTGCACCGCTACCCCAAGATCCTCAAGGACACCTACGGCGGCTACTACACGCTGGGCCGCGCGTTCGTGAAGCTGATCGGCAACCCCACGATCATGAAGCTGGCGGCCCAGCGCGGGCTGACCCACCCCATGCTGATGCGTTTCACGCTGAAGATGCTGGCGAACCTCACCGACCCGACCGGCGGGGACGCCATGGACCGGATCATCAACGGCCTGTCGAAGGTGGCCCCGAAGGCCTGA